From Achromobacter spanius, a single genomic window includes:
- a CDS encoding response regulator transcription factor, giving the protein MNIQKSGAPSAIVYIVDDHAEVSDSLFRLLSSIGIHAETFDSISAFQAATRPAVPSCLILDLQLSDGDGLELQARMRELGDHIPIVVVTGFGDIRQTVKAMKAGAIDFLEKPISEQRLLDSVHRALESDVARRAKEQEFETILERYRSLTAREQQVIEMIASGCLNKEVAEQLGISEVTVKAHRASAYRKMQARSFAQLVQMIMKVNPRVAAQALQSPPSRGDDEAGDGE; this is encoded by the coding sequence TTGAACATTCAAAAATCCGGCGCGCCCTCTGCGATCGTGTACATCGTGGACGATCACGCCGAGGTCAGCGACTCGCTGTTTCGCTTGCTGTCGTCTATCGGGATCCACGCCGAAACCTTCGACTCGATCAGCGCCTTCCAGGCCGCGACGCGCCCGGCGGTTCCCTCCTGCCTGATCCTGGATCTCCAGCTGTCCGACGGCGACGGGTTGGAACTACAAGCGCGCATGCGTGAGCTGGGCGATCACATTCCCATCGTGGTGGTCACGGGCTTCGGCGACATCCGCCAGACGGTCAAGGCCATGAAGGCCGGCGCCATCGATTTTCTGGAAAAGCCCATTTCCGAGCAGCGCCTGCTGGATTCCGTGCACCGCGCGCTGGAGTCGGACGTCGCGCGCCGCGCCAAGGAGCAGGAGTTCGAGACGATTCTGGAGCGTTATCGCTCGCTGACCGCGCGCGAGCAGCAGGTGATCGAGATGATCGCGTCCGGCTGTTTGAACAAGGAAGTCGCCGAGCAGCTGGGCATCAGCGAAGTGACCGTCAAGGCGCACCGGGCAAGCGCTTACCGGAAGATGCAGGCGCGCAGCTTTGCCCAACTGGTGCAGATGATCATGAAGGTCAATCCGCGCGTCGCCGCGCAGGCGTTGCAATCGCCGCCATCGCGCGGCGATGACGAGGCGGGCGACGGCGAATGA